The sequence AGTTCAGTACGAGATACGTTGAGGCATGAATCTCTTCCTCAGTCTCTCCCTCAAGAGCATGTCGCTTTAAAAGAAATAGAAGAAGAACTCGGATCTCTTGTGGGAATGGAAGAAATGAAAAAAATGGTGAAAGAAATTTATGCATGGATATATGTCAATAAGAAACGTGAAGCAATGGGGTTGAAAGCAGGAAAACAAGCACTTCATATGATGTTCAAAGGAAACCCCGGTACAGGTAAGACGACCGTAGCAAGAATCATTGGAAAACTGTTCTTGAAAATGAATGTACTTTCTAAAGGACATTTAATAGAAGCAGAGAGAGCTGATCTGGTCGGTGAATATATTGGACACACAGCTCAAAAAACAAGAGACCTTGTCAAAAAAGCCCTAGGAGGCATTTTATTTATTGATGAAGCGTATTCTCTCGGCAGAGGCGGAGAAAAGGATTTCGGGAAAGAAGCGATTGATACACTTGTCAAACATATGGAAGATAAGCAGCATGAATTTATCTTGATTCTGGCAGGATATTCGAGGGAAATGGATCACTTTCTCACCTTGAATCCAGGACTGCAATCACGATTTCCTCTCGTATTTCATTTTCCTGATTATTCAGTTGATCAGCTGATGGAAATTGGCAGAAGGATGTTAGAAGAGAAGGAGTATTTATTAAGTCACGATGCAGAAAGAAAGATAAGGGAGCATCTTCATTCAGCTAAAAATACACTATCTCCCATGGCATTTTCAAATGGAAGATATGTACGGAATGTATTAGAAAAGTCAATCCGTGCTCAGGCAATGCGCCTCCTAATGGAAAATTGCTATGATCGACATGATTTATTAACCATTCGCAGCAATGATCTGGTGTTTAACAAAGCTTCTTCTGAATGACCATACTTAGTAAACAATAAGAATCTAAGAATCTATGAAAAAAATGCATTCATAAAAGAATGCATTTTTTCATTAAACATGTGCTCTTAAGCTCCTATTCGGCAACCTCCATTTATATAAGTAGGAAAGTACTCGCAACGTCGTGGTAATGATGAATAAAGAGTACAGTTCAAAGGCTGAATGGACAATTCCCAGTCCAATGGCCGCTCCACAAAGAACCGCCCACACAGCATAAATCTCTGATCGAAGCACTAACGGTTTCCGGCCGGCAAGAAGATCGCGAATGATTCCACCGCCGCTTCCCGTCAATACGGCTGCCACAATGACAGCACTTATCGGGTGATTCATTTCAGAAGCGTATAGTGCTCCTTGGATGGCGAAGGCTGATAGACCTATTGCATCAAAGAAATTCCCCCATTTTCTCCAATGCTTAAGGAGATTATTAGGGAAAAGAAAAACGGCTGTTATAGATAGAAGGGCTATCTGAAATAACATGCCTTGTTCCCACAGAGCGGAAACAGGGACGCCGATCAATAAGTTCCGAATGGCACCTCCACCAAATGCTGTGACAATTCCTAATATATAAACACCAAGTATATCGTATTCCTCTTCCATGGCAATGATAGCTCCTGAAATAGCAAAAGCAATGGTACCAATAATGCTCAATACTTCCCATGTCATACACATTCCTCCTAACCCTATTACAATATGCTACATGCCAGTATGTAGAATGTGAGCGATGTTTTGTTTATTCAAACATACTGATTTTAACACGTTTGCACTTAATTGCAACCATTTTTCATTACCTTTTACATAGAGTTT is a genomic window of Rossellomorea sp. y25 containing:
- a CDS encoding trimeric intracellular cation channel family protein, with protein sequence MTWEVLSIIGTIAFAISGAIIAMEEEYDILGVYILGIVTAFGGGAIRNLLIGVPVSALWEQGMLFQIALLSITAVFLFPNNLLKHWRKWGNFFDAIGLSAFAIQGALYASEMNHPISAVIVAAVLTGSGGGIIRDLLAGRKPLVLRSEIYAVWAVLCGAAIGLGIVHSAFELYSLFIITTTLRVLSYLYKWRLPNRSLRAHV
- the spoVK gene encoding stage V sporulation protein K — encoded protein: MDQPMRMKNNGQISIVLNSQKRSSVRDTLRHESLPQSLPQEHVALKEIEEELGSLVGMEEMKKMVKEIYAWIYVNKKREAMGLKAGKQALHMMFKGNPGTGKTTVARIIGKLFLKMNVLSKGHLIEAERADLVGEYIGHTAQKTRDLVKKALGGILFIDEAYSLGRGGEKDFGKEAIDTLVKHMEDKQHEFILILAGYSREMDHFLTLNPGLQSRFPLVFHFPDYSVDQLMEIGRRMLEEKEYLLSHDAERKIREHLHSAKNTLSPMAFSNGRYVRNVLEKSIRAQAMRLLMENCYDRHDLLTIRSNDLVFNKASSE